A single window of Liolophura sinensis isolate JHLJ2023 chromosome 6, CUHK_Ljap_v2, whole genome shotgun sequence DNA harbors:
- the LOC135467340 gene encoding THAP domain-containing protein 1-like yields the protein MPQCSASGCTNRTDGGIHNVPRDLSFHAFPLRNEELLKQWRHNLGRPDFTPTKASKLCSAHFLPSCFKEDVYGKYGITLTTADKNRKRPRVLTEDAVPTEFVRRSAAAQAAPPAPTRVSSVSQVDRQERQRQIAQVL from the coding sequence ATGCCACAGTGCTCGGCTTCCGGCTGTACTAACAGAACAGACGGAGGTATACACAACGTTCCACGCGACTTGTCGTTTCATGCTTTCCCATTACGTAACGAAGAGCTTCTAAAACAGTGGCGACATAACCTCGGTCGACCAGACTTTACACCCACAAAGGCATCGAAACTTTGCTCGGCTCATTTCTTACCCAGCTGCTTCAAAGAGGATGTGTACGGGAAGTATGGCATTACACTCACAACAGCAGACAAAAATCGCAAAAGGCCACGCGTATTGACGGAAGACGCTGTGCCAACGGAGTTCGTTCGTCGTTCGGCTGCAGCGCAAGCAGCGCCGCCCGCACCGACAAGAGTGTCGTCTGTGTCACAAGTTGACAGACAGGAAAGACAGAGACAGATTGCACAGGTACTGTGA